The proteins below come from a single Triticum aestivum cultivar Chinese Spring chromosome 5D, IWGSC CS RefSeq v2.1, whole genome shotgun sequence genomic window:
- the LOC123125333 gene encoding uncharacterized protein, which translates to MNSTCCSYLVLHNHKTKQLAAYNPLTRALDIFPCPAQEANCHPRYLACHITVSEEDPRSFRLVCVRCRRRRRRTLARFSVFSSDSREWQSFPWVDTSTPTPQLSSSSSTSTNNALTNGCVYWKHRNQVYVVVLNTATLRMCRMDLPPNMKEDCTEFRLGQTKDGYLCMAYKDHPDANKEVLSVCCWSADGDGTNRLMTHKVFPKSTFVDAAMCSTEDDVMMEVSAVIDGFVFLSINYARWNECLVSFCLETENVNKLIGHTYYCGMHPYIMPWPPSLVGNQEDLEIKVTGDNVADDGPVGTEGTPSVLAITLQSYKEALINGDGAKVAEIEAFLLSIEDEKKSLVAELTTARDCISRISAGIDGYRGGAEREG; encoded by the exons ATGAATTCAACCTGCTGCAGCTACCTCGTCCTCCACAACCACAAAACCAAGCAGCTGGCTGCCTACAACCCGCTCACCCGGGCGCTGGATATCTTCCCCTGCCCGGCCCAGGAGGCCAACTGCCATCCCCGGTACCTTGCGTGCCACATCACCGTCTCCGAGGAGGACCCGAGGTCGTTCCGTCTGGTTTGCGTGCGTTGCCGCAGGCGCCGTCGCCGGACGCTTGCTCGATTCTCCGTCTTCTCGTCGGACAGCAGGGAGTGGCAGAGCTTCCCTTGGGTGGACACCTCGACGCCGACGCCGcagctctcttcttcttcctcgacttCCACTAACAATGCGCTGACGAATGGATGCGTCTACTGGAAACACAGGAATCAAGTGTATGTGGTCGTGCTCAACACCGCGACGCTGCGAATGTGTCGGATGGATCTGCCGCCAAACATGAAAGAAGACTGCACAGAATTTCGACTTGGTCAGACCAAGGATGGGTATCTCTGTATGGCTTACAAAGATCACCCTGATGCAAACAAAGAAGTGCTTTCTGTTTGTTGTTGGAGCGCCGATGGTGATGGTACTAacaggttgatgacccacaaggtTTTCCCAAAGAGCACGTTTGTTGATGCCGCTATGTGTTCGACAGAGGATGATGTCATGATGGAGGTTTCGGCGGTCATCGATGGATTTGTGTTCCTGTCTATTAATTATGCTAGGTGGAACGAGTGCCTCGTATCCTTCTGCCTGGAAACAGAGAATGTAAACAAGCTCATCGGTCATACGTATTACTGCGGCATGCATCCCTACATCATGCCATGGCCTCCTTCTTTGGTAGGCAACCAG GAGGATTTAGAAATCAAAGTTACTGGAGATAATGTGGCGGATGATGGTCCTGTGGGCACAGAAGGGACTCCCTCTGTTCTTGCGATAACGTTGCAATCATATAAAGAAGCTTTGATTAATGGCGATGGGGCAAAAGTTGCAGAGATAGAGGCATTTCTACTTTCTATCGAGGATGAGAAGAAGTCTCTAGTTGCAGAATTGACTACTGCAAGAGATTGTATCTCGAGGATAAGTGCCGGCATCGATGGGTACAGGGGAGGGGCAGAAAGAGAGGGGTGA